The following are encoded in a window of Rosa chinensis cultivar Old Blush chromosome 4, RchiOBHm-V2, whole genome shotgun sequence genomic DNA:
- the LOC112196069 gene encoding pre-rRNA-processing protein TSR2 homolog — protein sequence MESISGGRVSSSTINNTPSTADQKVAVVDPISLDFRKAISSVLSRWNGLEMAVQNQWGGRDSTHKAQQLSADIQSWFSQSKAAPRYVEDLENLLHERMILSFNTDIEDGSIEEVAEQLMIVHEEYLHGNH from the exons ATGGAATCCATCAGCGGAGGACGTGTGAGTAGTAGCACTATCAACAATACACCTTCCACCGCAGATCAAAAGGTGGCTGTTGTTGACCCCATATCTCTTGATTTCCGCAAAGCCATCTCGTCGGTTCTTTCGCGGTGGAATGGCCTCGAAATGGCTGTCCAGAACCAGTGGGGTGGCCGAGACTCCACCCACAAAGCTCAGCAGCTCTCTGCCGATATTCAATCTTGGTTCTCTCAATCCAAAGCAG CACCACGTTACGTGGAAGATCTAGAAAATTTGCTCCATGAACGTATGATTCTCTCCTTCAACACAGACATTGAAGATGGCAGCATTGAGGAg GTGGCTGAGCAATTGATGATTGTACATGAGGAATACTTGCATGGAAACCATTAA
- the LOC112197971 gene encoding uncharacterized protein LOC112197971, translated as MAAAPVAQGVSLNHISRESSDIRRLAEFYKETFGFEEIESPNFGEFKVIWLNLPSAFSMHLIERNPTYQLPEGPWSATSPVADPSHLPRGHHICFSVSNFESFVQTLKEKGIQTFQRSLPNGKVKQVFFFDPDGNGLEVAGQ; from the exons ATGGCTGCAGCTCCAGTAGCACAAGGAGTGAGTCTGAACCACATTTCCAGAGAATCCTCGGACATTAGGCGCCTTGCCGAGTTCTACAAAGAG ACATTTGGGTTCGAGGAGATAGAGAGCCCAAACTTCGGGGAATTCAAGGTGATATGGCTGAATTTACCTTCAGCTTTTTCTATGCACCTTATCGAGAGGAACCCAACTTACCAGCTTCCTGAAGGACCCTGGAGCGCCACGTCACCTGTTGCCGACCCAAGCCACCTTCCCAGGGGTCACCACATCTGCTTCTCTGTCTCCAATTTCGAATCTTTTGTGCAGACACTCAAG GAAAAGGGAATTCAGACTTTTCAGAGGTCACTACCTAATGGCAAGGTTAAGCAAGTATTTTTCTTTGATCCCGATG GCAACGGTTTGGAGGTTGCAGGTCAATAA